Proteins from a genomic interval of Chryseobacterium indologenes:
- a CDS encoding amino acid adenylation domain-containing protein, with protein MLHTTTHTQENVLLSSDGRENLLQNVNNTNWEYPRHETLESLFRKTAELYPDHTAVVYREQKISYKELDQRSNQVANALLAKGIREGMYVPVCLDRSLEWVVAILGIIKTGAAYVPIDPAYPVKRVEYILSDTSARVLITTHNLEKYLSEIGETEILNFDHISDLDGLSTEDPDMKIMADDIAYTIYTSGSTGKPKGVMVSHNAIQHLVTWHNYYFHVDAASHLSLVAGLAFDISVWEIWSALTSGATLHIADNEERTDASALVKYYLQHGITHGFVPTVLAPSVINDSKNYDNLALKYLFTAGEKLKPVLTTGLTYELVDYYGPTECTVYATFKKVKDVDGKYVSSIGKPIANARAYILNDHMEQVAVGAVGELYISGDLLAKGYLNNEELTAAKFITSPFNGTERLYRTGDLARWLPDGDIEFLGRIDNQVKIRGFRVELGEIERTLIRQEGVQEAIVITKDTAGHHKYLVAFVVSKSGPANDVATIRSVLKEELPGYMIPAQIIFIDHIPLTPNGKTDTEFLKNLADQEARELISFEPPTNETERIIADIWSSELERPVINITDNFFEIGGNSLMVAVVAVALERKLDVKVYLRDLYQFPVLKELSETLIARSEEKRDAIPVEDIEPYVALQKDVYLAPGTVFAGGFDAEKLENPTTIFLTGATGFIGIHLLQELLDTTDADIHCLVRAQDDFHAMEKIDRCFKQFHISTKSEQRPRIIPVIGDLALPSLGLSDQTFKMLAEKADIIYHSGSSVNFIEPYSYMKAPNVEGLREIIKLAGAERTKCLALLSTISVYSWGHIFTGKKIMLESDDIAQNLMSVSKDIGYVRSKWVMEAIADLAAKEGLPLITYRLGYAMCHSKTGASAPYQWWSGLVKNCVEFKSYPALTELREGLITVDYMTRSIAYITKNKDAIGKKFNLIASPETNLTLEDFFGLIKKYYPFTLNSLPYKEWRKQWEDNSKNRLYPLTSLFKDNMHEGLSTVELYQNTYVWDCSNVVKFLEGSDIQEPVFDKNMLDSYLKYLGLSVS; from the coding sequence GAACGTTAACAACACCAATTGGGAATATCCCAGGCATGAAACATTGGAATCTCTTTTCCGAAAAACCGCAGAGCTGTACCCTGATCACACGGCTGTTGTATATCGGGAACAGAAGATAAGTTATAAAGAACTGGATCAAAGAAGCAATCAGGTTGCCAACGCATTGCTGGCTAAAGGAATCAGAGAAGGAATGTACGTTCCTGTCTGTCTGGATAGGTCTTTAGAATGGGTAGTCGCTATTCTCGGGATTATCAAAACAGGAGCTGCGTATGTCCCTATAGATCCCGCATATCCCGTGAAAAGAGTAGAGTATATCCTTTCAGACACCTCTGCCAGAGTACTAATTACTACTCACAATCTGGAAAAATATTTGTCTGAGATCGGAGAGACTGAAATACTTAATTTTGATCATATTTCTGATCTGGACGGACTGTCTACGGAGGATCCAGACATGAAGATTATGGCAGATGATATAGCATATACAATCTATACCTCCGGATCTACAGGAAAACCAAAAGGAGTAATGGTTAGTCATAATGCGATTCAACATCTTGTAACATGGCATAATTACTATTTTCATGTCGATGCTGCCTCACATCTTTCTCTGGTAGCGGGGCTTGCATTTGATATTTCAGTTTGGGAAATCTGGTCTGCGCTTACTTCAGGGGCGACTCTTCACATTGCTGACAATGAGGAAAGAACAGATGCTTCGGCATTAGTGAAATACTATCTTCAGCATGGTATAACCCACGGCTTTGTTCCCACTGTGCTGGCACCGTCAGTTATTAATGATTCTAAAAATTATGACAACCTGGCACTCAAATATTTATTTACGGCAGGAGAAAAGCTTAAACCTGTACTCACCACAGGTTTAACCTATGAGCTTGTCGATTATTACGGACCTACAGAATGTACTGTATATGCAACTTTTAAAAAAGTAAAAGATGTAGACGGAAAATATGTTTCATCGATTGGAAAGCCTATCGCCAATGCCCGTGCATATATTCTGAATGATCATATGGAACAGGTTGCAGTAGGTGCTGTAGGAGAATTATATATCAGTGGTGATCTTTTAGCTAAAGGGTATCTCAATAATGAAGAACTTACAGCAGCAAAATTTATAACAAGTCCATTCAATGGGACTGAAAGATTATATCGTACCGGGGATCTTGCAAGATGGCTGCCGGATGGCGATATTGAATTTTTAGGAAGAATAGATAATCAGGTGAAAATCAGGGGTTTCAGGGTTGAGTTGGGAGAGATAGAGCGCACACTTATCCGGCAGGAAGGAGTACAGGAGGCTATCGTTATTACAAAAGACACAGCGGGACATCATAAATATCTGGTTGCTTTTGTTGTTTCTAAATCAGGTCCTGCGAATGATGTTGCCACAATCAGAAGTGTACTTAAAGAAGAACTGCCGGGTTATATGATTCCTGCTCAGATTATTTTTATAGATCATATTCCGCTAACTCCGAATGGAAAAACAGATACAGAATTTTTAAAAAATCTGGCCGACCAGGAAGCAAGAGAATTGATTTCATTTGAACCGCCTACTAACGAGACCGAGAGAATTATAGCAGATATCTGGTCTTCAGAACTCGAACGTCCTGTTATTAATATTACAGATAACTTCTTCGAAATCGGCGGAAATTCTCTTATGGTTGCTGTAGTTGCAGTAGCATTGGAAAGAAAGCTTGATGTAAAAGTTTACCTAAGGGATCTGTATCAGTTTCCGGTACTGAAAGAGCTTTCAGAAACTTTGATAGCAAGATCTGAAGAAAAGAGAGATGCTATTCCTGTAGAAGATATAGAGCCCTATGTAGCTTTACAAAAAGATGTATACCTTGCTCCGGGAACAGTATTCGCAGGAGGTTTTGATGCTGAAAAACTGGAAAATCCAACAACAATATTTTTAACAGGAGCTACGGGATTTATAGGAATCCATCTTTTACAGGAGCTTTTGGATACTACCGATGCAGATATTCATTGTCTGGTAAGGGCTCAGGATGATTTTCATGCGATGGAAAAGATTGACCGCTGTTTCAAACAATTTCATATTTCGACAAAGTCTGAACAAAGACCAAGGATCATACCGGTGATAGGAGATTTGGCATTGCCGTCACTTGGCCTTTCTGACCAGACCTTTAAAATGCTGGCCGAAAAAGCAGATATAATTTATCATTCCGGAAGTTCAGTGAATTTTATAGAGCCTTATTCTTATATGAAAGCTCCGAATGTGGAAGGTTTGAGGGAAATTATCAAACTGGCAGGAGCCGAAAGAACCAAATGTCTTGCCTTGTTGTCCACCATATCCGTATACAGCTGGGGACATATATTTACCGGTAAAAAAATAATGTTGGAATCCGATGATATTGCTCAAAACCTTATGTCTGTAAGTAAAGATATTGGATATGTAAGGAGCAAATGGGTCATGGAAGCTATCGCAGATTTAGCCGCAAAAGAAGGGTTGCCTTTAATAACATATCGCCTCGGGTATGCAATGTGCCACAGTAAAACAGGAGCCAGTGCTCCTTACCAGTGGTGGTCGGGATTGGTGAAGAATTGTGTGGAATTTAAATCGTATCCCGCATTGACAGAATTAAGAGAAGGTCTCATCACAGTAGACTACATGACCCGATCAATTGCGTATATTACTAAAAATAAAGACGCTATCGGAAAGAAATTTAATCTGATTGCCAGCCCGGAAACCAATCTCACGTTAGAAGATTTCTTTGGCCTGATTAAAAAGTACTATCCGTTTACGTTGAATAGTTTGCCCTATAAAGAGTGGAGAAAACAATGGGAAGACAACAGTAAAAACCGACTGTATCCATTGACAAGTCTTTTCAAAGATAATATGCATGAGGGATTATCTACCGTAGAGCTGTATCAGAATACCTATGTCTGGGACTGCTCCAACGTGGTCAAGTTTCTGGAAGGCTCGGATATTCAGGAGCCGGTCTTTGATAAAAATATGCTGGATTCTTATTTAAAGTATCTCGGACTTTCTGTTTCATAA
- a CDS encoding spondin domain-containing protein — translation MKKIILKIMASAVGLFTAFSLSSCDNSDNNMTDMSFQRSITFENVVTPKEFVQSGSFQGTGAPPIILPGQSVSVKFSAGKAQSLMFATMYGASNDWFFASQQPGIKLFDNNGNAITGDVSSSVLLWDNGTKDNITGQPESKPVMLVPNVNASQLMKLNLGYNDVTSEFTLTITNNSGGTAHETPFSPGVWAVSNYNGSQLLNNAPFFTPNALSNPEITDIAQMGNISKMMTKLTANTGIMTGLSPALVVIYRGDKNPVYEVGKTDTGMGLKEISQFGNVTKLQNSLKALPNVKGVFVAGSAPVAPGNKISTNFTADPGDKIAYVTMFGFSNDWFYANEQSIEAGTKGDLTSKTALFDSGTGIDQYPGAGNHQALFGGTPQSESKAISKVGIVYPVPAVQNVIKVTVN, via the coding sequence ATGAAAAAAATTATTTTAAAAATCATGGCCTCTGCTGTAGGTCTGTTTACGGCATTTAGCCTTTCATCATGTGACAATTCTGACAACAATATGACGGATATGTCTTTCCAAAGAAGTATTACCTTTGAAAATGTTGTCACTCCTAAAGAATTTGTACAAAGTGGAAGCTTTCAGGGTACGGGAGCTCCGCCAATCATTTTACCCGGACAGTCGGTTTCTGTTAAATTCAGTGCAGGGAAAGCACAGTCTTTAATGTTTGCAACCATGTATGGAGCTTCTAATGACTGGTTTTTTGCTTCTCAACAGCCGGGAATCAAGTTATTTGATAATAACGGGAATGCTATCACAGGAGATGTCTCTTCAAGTGTACTGTTGTGGGATAACGGAACCAAAGATAATATTACAGGCCAGCCCGAGAGTAAACCTGTAATGCTGGTTCCTAATGTAAATGCATCACAACTGATGAAGCTTAATCTCGGATATAATGATGTTACTTCCGAATTCACATTAACCATTACCAATAATTCAGGCGGCACGGCCCATGAAACTCCTTTTTCTCCCGGTGTTTGGGCTGTTTCCAACTATAATGGCTCGCAGTTATTGAATAATGCTCCATTCTTTACACCTAACGCTTTATCCAATCCTGAGATCACCGATATTGCCCAGATGGGAAATATCAGTAAAATGATGACAAAACTTACAGCCAACACAGGCATTATGACCGGGCTATCTCCAGCTTTGGTAGTGATCTATCGCGGTGATAAAAATCCGGTTTATGAAGTAGGAAAAACGGATACCGGAATGGGTCTTAAAGAAATTTCACAGTTCGGAAATGTAACCAAACTTCAAAACAGCTTAAAGGCCTTACCTAATGTAAAAGGTGTTTTTGTGGCAGGAAGTGCACCTGTAGCTCCGGGAAATAAAATTTCCACAAATTTTACTGCAGATCCGGGGGATAAAATTGCCTATGTTACTATGTTTGGGTTCTCTAATGACTGGTTTTATGCCAATGAACAGAGTATCGAAGCCGGCACTAAAGGTGATCTTACATCTAAAACAGCCTTATTTGACTCAGGCACCGGAATTGATCAGTATCCGGGCGCCGGAAACCATCAGGCTTTATTTGGAGGAACGCCACAAAGTGAAAGCAAGGCTATTTCAAAAGTAGGAATTGTATATCCTGTTCCAGCTGTACAGAATGTCATTAAAGTTACAGTCAATTAA
- a CDS encoding DUF1905 domain-containing protein, whose translation MNPQPIEFTALIKQHEGMNAAFVEFPFSAEELFHKKGQVKVKVTFDNKVEYRGSLVKMNSDCHILGLTQDVRKKLGKNFGNQVFISLCEDKEERKVEIAEDIASVFNENPEVKTLFDKMSYTHRKEYIRWIEEAKKPETRENRKTKMIQMILEGKKGI comes from the coding sequence ATGAATCCTCAACCCATAGAATTTACAGCCCTCATCAAACAGCACGAGGGGATGAATGCAGCCTTTGTGGAATTTCCCTTTTCTGCAGAAGAATTGTTCCACAAAAAAGGTCAGGTGAAAGTTAAGGTGACTTTTGATAATAAGGTTGAGTACAGGGGTAGTCTGGTCAAAATGAATTCTGACTGCCATATTTTAGGATTAACACAGGATGTACGGAAAAAACTGGGGAAAAATTTTGGGAACCAGGTTTTCATCTCTTTATGTGAGGATAAGGAAGAAAGAAAAGTAGAAATCGCGGAAGATATCGCTTCGGTTTTTAATGAAAATCCTGAAGTAAAAACCTTGTTTGATAAAATGAGCTACACCCATAGAAAAGAATACATCCGTTGGATTGAGGAAGCAAAAAAACCTGAAACAAGAGAAAATAGAAAGACTAAGATGATTCAGATGATTTTGGAAGGGAAAAAAGGGATATAA
- a CDS encoding S46 family peptidase — protein MKRLFLLFTFLLGFAQMRADEGMWLLMLIKRLNGVDMQKEGLHLTPEEIYSVNNSSLKDAIVSFGGFCTGEIVSDKGLIFTNHHCGYGAVAAASTPEKDYLKNGFWAMKQKDEFNAKDLYVRFLVRMDDATQRINSKLNNSMTGAERKAVIDAETKAIQTENSENGKYTVVVRDFFNGNEFYYFVYQDYKDIRLVGAPPSSLGKFGGDTDNWEWPRHTADFTVFRVYADAAGNPAEYSPSNTPLKPKHFLPVSLKGIKPGDFSMILGYPGRTNRYLTSYGIQQMVNKDYPAWVEASKVAMDVMKKYMNKDKATQLNYASQYASVANYWKNRQGTIDAVDKNGTISDKQKIEDTFRKWSVMPGNDAYDGVLEDIGAYYTQVSDRNVERNYAAQFSRNAKYITLALQVGSALKAYAAQDMQGRLAMKAKTEAAIKAAYENFNPALEGEMLAAMTGLYQMRVKNKDIASATILGLDAKTVSNMAYSSIFANKTSATNFLLNPDALKLDADPLWKTANGIVADQKMSVEKFVKVDDNFAKNNRLFLAGLMKAMPEKKFYPDANSTMRLTYGTVDKLPIRNDRNYFGITDNYYTDMTGLVGKYKKGDEEFDLPQRVIDLYNLKDFGQYADAAGYMPVNFLSNNDITGGNSGSPVIDGDGNLIGIAFDGNSEALSGDIVFEQEWQKTINVDVRFVLWTIDKYAGARRLIDELKLVRGENTPADTKTKNSGTTSMPKKAKKK, from the coding sequence ATGAAAAGACTATTTCTACTATTCACTTTCTTATTGGGCTTTGCCCAGATGAGGGCGGATGAGGGGATGTGGCTGCTAATGCTCATCAAAAGACTTAACGGTGTTGATATGCAAAAGGAGGGTCTACATCTTACGCCTGAAGAGATTTATTCAGTAAACAACTCAAGCTTAAAAGATGCTATTGTAAGCTTTGGTGGTTTCTGTACCGGTGAGATTGTTTCCGACAAAGGGCTTATTTTCACCAATCACCACTGTGGTTATGGCGCTGTTGCAGCTGCTTCTACTCCGGAAAAAGACTATTTAAAGAATGGATTCTGGGCAATGAAACAGAAAGACGAATTCAATGCTAAAGATCTGTATGTAAGATTTTTAGTAAGAATGGATGATGCTACCCAGAGAATCAATTCTAAATTGAACAACAGTATGACCGGTGCTGAGAGAAAGGCTGTTATTGATGCTGAAACAAAAGCAATCCAGACAGAAAATTCTGAAAACGGAAAATATACTGTAGTAGTAAGAGACTTCTTCAACGGAAACGAATTTTATTATTTTGTGTACCAGGATTATAAAGATATCAGATTGGTAGGTGCTCCGCCTTCTTCATTAGGGAAATTTGGTGGTGATACCGATAACTGGGAATGGCCAAGACACACTGCTGATTTCACGGTATTCAGAGTATATGCTGATGCTGCCGGAAACCCTGCAGAATATTCTCCAAGCAATACTCCTTTGAAGCCCAAGCACTTCCTTCCGGTTTCTCTTAAAGGAATTAAGCCTGGTGACTTCTCTATGATTTTAGGATATCCGGGAAGAACAAACCGTTATCTGACTTCTTACGGAATTCAGCAAATGGTTAACAAAGATTATCCGGCATGGGTTGAAGCTTCTAAAGTAGCAATGGATGTCATGAAAAAATACATGAACAAAGACAAAGCTACACAGCTTAACTATGCTTCTCAATATGCATCAGTAGCTAATTACTGGAAAAACAGACAAGGAACTATAGATGCTGTAGATAAAAACGGAACTATTTCTGATAAACAAAAAATCGAAGATACATTCAGAAAATGGTCTGTAATGCCAGGCAATGATGCTTACGATGGTGTTTTAGAAGATATCGGAGCATATTACACTCAGGTTTCGGACAGAAATGTTGAAAGAAACTATGCTGCTCAGTTCTCAAGAAATGCAAAATATATTACCCTTGCTTTACAGGTAGGTTCAGCGCTTAAGGCGTATGCTGCTCAGGATATGCAGGGAAGATTAGCAATGAAAGCTAAAACAGAAGCCGCTATTAAAGCAGCTTATGAAAACTTCAATCCTGCATTAGAGGGAGAAATGCTTGCTGCTATGACCGGTCTTTACCAGATGAGAGTAAAAAATAAAGATATTGCTTCAGCTACAATTTTAGGATTGGATGCTAAAACAGTTTCTAACATGGCTTATTCATCAATTTTTGCCAACAAAACTTCAGCAACGAATTTCTTATTGAATCCGGACGCATTGAAACTTGACGCGGATCCACTATGGAAAACAGCCAACGGAATTGTAGCTGATCAAAAGATGAGTGTTGAAAAATTTGTGAAAGTAGATGATAATTTTGCTAAAAACAATCGTCTTTTCTTAGCTGGTCTAATGAAAGCTATGCCTGAGAAAAAATTCTACCCGGATGCCAACTCTACAATGAGATTAACGTATGGTACTGTAGATAAACTACCTATCAGAAACGACAGAAACTACTTCGGCATTACAGATAACTATTATACAGATATGACCGGTCTTGTTGGAAAATACAAGAAAGGAGATGAAGAGTTTGATCTTCCTCAAAGAGTGATTGACCTTTATAACTTAAAAGATTTCGGACAATATGCTGATGCTGCAGGCTATATGCCTGTCAACTTCCTATCTAACAATGATATTACCGGAGGTAACTCAGGTTCTCCTGTAATTGACGGAGACGGAAACCTTATTGGTATTGCATTCGATGGAAACAGCGAGGCACTAAGCGGTGATATCGTATTCGAGCAGGAATGGCAGAAAACAATTAACGTTGACGTTCGTTTTGTACTTTGGACTATTGACAAATATGCAGGTGCAAGAAGATTAATTGACGAGTTGAAACTTGTAAGAGGGGAAAACACTCCTGCAGATACAAAAACTAAAAACTCAGGTACTACATCAATGCCTAAGAAAGCAAAGAAAAAATAA
- a CDS encoding META domain-containing protein, whose protein sequence is MLVAFDHFSKDQLIAQKAEINLTAGMEGGKIQGSAYMGCNRMSFTSEFKKGGKVRISKGVSTMKACEDMTLETAFQKKFDVMTKYSVEGHFLTLSDDKGNSMKFVAADWD, encoded by the coding sequence ATGTTGGTTGCTTTCGATCATTTTTCTAAAGATCAATTGATAGCCCAAAAGGCTGAAATCAACCTGACAGCCGGAATGGAAGGAGGAAAAATCCAGGGAAGTGCATACATGGGATGTAACCGTATGTCTTTTACTTCTGAATTTAAAAAAGGAGGAAAGGTAAGAATATCAAAAGGAGTAAGTACCATGAAGGCATGTGAGGATATGACACTGGAAACAGCCTTTCAGAAAAAATTTGATGTGATGACGAAATACTCTGTAGAAGGACATTTCCTTACCTTGTCTGATGACAAAGGAAATTCGATGAAATTTGTAGCTGCTGATTGGGATTAA
- a CDS encoding collagen-like protein — MKKILLLFWILSGLIMGWAQVPEKMSYQAIIRNGSGQLLPNQGIAIKASILQGSPAGAEVYSERLTGNTNANGLISMEIGTGTVLSGTFNTINWPSGNYYLKTETDPAGGNNYTIVGTSQLLSVPFAMYAKSAGNNGATFTIPYTNAVNNASTLFSLTNDGDGTSLEGNNTGTTSNIAAMRGIVSNASPGGFSSGVRGINNGTGGLGVGVYGSQNGSGWGVYGVTPNGLGVYGNASANGTGVYANSNTGTGLTATSNNGIPASISIYNNANNNVALSASSVGNGTVVNVSTTGNGAGVRSSSGAGFALHGITSAQSSAGIVGDNNGAGEAIVGRTTSDIAGAVVGRNDGGGYGVRGFVATSTAGTGIGVYGQVGLNNSTGRAGRFENFNQTNTVTNTLEVETNGNGNIPDNTQGNASSFLVNNNNSVGAAVRGEVKTIFGNFGAAGIFGISSGTGGFAGLFHASNTSGNGPALVAITDGNGNAITANASKDGNAVEANIDGAGNALYAWVPSFATGRAGRFNNFNESNISDVITATTIGNGIAGNFKVDKTQGTSPAVKGEVNSIFANFGTAGIYGLSSGTGGYAGLFYASNPSGNGPALLALSEGSGNGITANAGGNGDGIEASCDGSGSAISGFIPNFGTGKAGRFANFNNANAQPVVHVTTTGTGTTLLANHQGASGDLAIFQSASVDVARINKAGRGFFNGGTQNSGADVAEAFSAEGNISEYETGDILVISTRSDRTVERSSKPYSPLVAGVYATKPGVLLTEEHIDADLSDKIPMGVIGVIPTKVCLENGKIKRGDLLVTSSKEGVAMKANLKKVKIGQVIGKALQDYDQDQIGKIQVLVNIK; from the coding sequence ATGAAAAAAATATTATTATTGTTCTGGATCCTTTCCGGGCTCATAATGGGATGGGCTCAGGTTCCGGAAAAAATGAGCTATCAGGCTATCATCAGAAACGGATCCGGGCAACTGCTGCCCAATCAGGGAATTGCAATAAAAGCCAGTATATTACAAGGCTCTCCTGCGGGTGCAGAAGTATATTCTGAAAGACTCACCGGAAATACCAATGCCAACGGGCTGATCAGTATGGAAATAGGAACAGGGACTGTTCTTTCAGGTACGTTCAATACCATTAACTGGCCTTCAGGAAACTATTATTTAAAAACAGAAACAGACCCTGCGGGAGGAAATAATTATACAATAGTCGGGACCAGTCAACTGCTAAGTGTTCCGTTTGCTATGTATGCCAAGTCAGCGGGAAACAACGGGGCAACCTTTACGATTCCTTATACCAATGCCGTAAACAACGCTTCTACTCTATTTTCTTTAACAAATGACGGAGACGGAACCTCCCTGGAGGGCAATAATACGGGCACTACATCCAATATTGCCGCTATGAGGGGGATTGTCAGCAATGCTTCGCCGGGTGGTTTTTCATCAGGGGTACGTGGTATCAACAACGGAACCGGAGGATTGGGTGTAGGAGTATACGGAAGCCAAAACGGAAGTGGCTGGGGTGTATATGGGGTAACTCCCAATGGATTAGGGGTATACGGAAACGCTAGTGCAAACGGGACAGGTGTCTATGCAAACAGCAATACTGGAACAGGTCTTACTGCCACCAGCAATAATGGAATTCCTGCCTCTATTTCAATTTACAACAATGCCAATAACAATGTTGCTCTGAGTGCTTCCAGTGTAGGAAACGGAACGGTTGTAAATGTAAGCACAACCGGAAACGGGGCTGGTGTCAGAAGCTCTTCGGGAGCTGGATTTGCTCTTCACGGAATAACAAGCGCACAAAGTTCCGCCGGTATCGTGGGCGATAACAATGGCGCAGGTGAAGCTATAGTGGGAAGAACAACAAGTGACATTGCAGGAGCCGTAGTAGGTAGGAATGACGGAGGCGGATATGGCGTAAGAGGCTTCGTCGCGACAAGCACAGCCGGAACCGGTATCGGAGTATACGGACAGGTGGGGCTCAACAACAGTACAGGCCGTGCAGGAAGATTTGAAAATTTTAATCAGACCAACACCGTTACCAATACATTAGAGGTAGAAACTAATGGCAATGGAAACATTCCGGACAATACCCAGGGAAATGCTTCTTCTTTTTTAGTTAATAATAACAATAGTGTGGGAGCCGCTGTACGGGGTGAAGTAAAAACAATATTCGGAAATTTCGGAGCTGCAGGTATTTTTGGTATTTCTTCAGGAACAGGTGGTTTTGCAGGGTTATTTCATGCTTCCAATACCTCAGGAAACGGACCGGCACTGGTAGCGATCACTGATGGAAACGGCAATGCCATTACTGCTAATGCCAGTAAAGACGGTAATGCTGTAGAAGCCAATATTGACGGTGCAGGAAATGCTCTTTATGCCTGGGTTCCCAGTTTTGCTACAGGACGAGCAGGACGGTTTAATAATTTTAATGAATCCAACATAAGCGATGTGATCACCGCAACCACCATCGGAAACGGAATTGCAGGAAATTTTAAAGTAGATAAAACTCAGGGAACTTCTCCCGCAGTAAAAGGTGAAGTAAACTCAATCTTTGCCAACTTCGGAACGGCAGGTATTTATGGCTTATCATCAGGAACGGGCGGATACGCAGGATTATTTTATGCTTCCAATCCTTCCGGAAACGGACCGGCACTGCTCGCTTTATCAGAAGGATCCGGAAACGGAATTACAGCCAATGCCGGAGGAAATGGTGATGGTATTGAAGCATCATGCGACGGAAGTGGAAGTGCCATTTCAGGATTTATACCCAATTTTGGTACCGGTAAAGCCGGTAGATTTGCTAATTTCAACAATGCCAATGCCCAACCCGTCGTACATGTTACCACTACCGGTACAGGTACTACTCTGCTTGCCAACCATCAGGGAGCGTCAGGTGACCTTGCCATATTCCAGAGTGCGTCAGTAGATGTAGCCAGAATTAACAAAGCCGGCAGAGGTTTCTTTAACGGAGGCACCCAGAACAGTGGTGCTGACGTGGCGGAAGCATTCAGTGCAGAAGGAAATATTTCAGAATATGAAACCGGCGACATCCTGGTGATTTCAACCCGTTCGGACAGGACGGTGGAAAGGTCGTCAAAACCCTATTCTCCTCTTGTAGCGGGTGTATATGCGACCAAACCGGGAGTACTCCTTACTGAAGAGCATATTGATGCTGATCTTTCTGATAAAATTCCTATGGGAGTGATTGGCGTTATTCCGACCAAAGTCTGTCTTGAAAATGGAAAAATTAAAAGAGGAGATCTTTTAGTGACTTCATCAAAAGAAGGGGTTGCCATGAAAGCTAATCTTAAAAAAGTAAAAATAGGACAGGTCATCGGAAAAGCACTTCAGGATTATGATCAGGATCAAATTGGAAAAATTCAGGTATTAGTCAATATAAAATAA
- a CDS encoding T9SS type A sorting domain-containing protein produces the protein MEKKFMYYLPWFIFSCTIFQAQSAVLAAGTDVSGPNGSVSYSIGQTAYLSKGSGSQVVEGVQQPYEITALSTHENSSDKEGLLLYPNPFKDYLYLDFTTNNYKGSEYQLFDAQGKLIRKDVVTQSKSELNFSSLPSAMYIIRINQNGENIKTFKIIKN, from the coding sequence ATGGAAAAAAAATTTATGTATTATCTGCCCTGGTTTATCTTTTCTTGTACGATATTCCAGGCTCAGTCAGCAGTTCTTGCTGCAGGAACCGATGTCTCTGGTCCCAATGGATCGGTTTCTTATAGTATAGGTCAGACCGCTTATTTGTCCAAAGGATCAGGTTCTCAAGTGGTTGAAGGAGTGCAACAGCCTTACGAAATTACAGCTCTTTCCACCCATGAAAACTCTTCAGACAAGGAAGGTCTGCTGCTTTACCCTAATCCTTTTAAAGATTATTTGTATTTGGATTTCACTACGAATAATTATAAAGGTTCAGAATATCAATTATTTGATGCACAAGGCAAACTGATCAGAAAAGATGTGGTTACACAATCTAAATCCGAGCTTAATTTCTCTTCCCTTCCTTCTGCAATGTACATTATCAGAATTAATCAAAATGGAGAGAACATCAAAACATTTAAAATCATTAAAAACTAA